Proteins co-encoded in one Deltaproteobacteria bacterium genomic window:
- a CDS encoding electron transfer flavoprotein subunit beta/FixA family protein: protein MEILVCVKRVPDTAENEIEVNSAGTDIERDDLVYSVNEWDNYAVEEAIQIKDNVGGSVTVVSVGDEESEEVVRREMAMGADNGVLLSDDAFEGSDGKGIATLLKAAVQKGNYDLIMTGAQADDGAAQVGGMLAAMLDLPYASLVNKIEMVDDKKIKVGREIEGGNQEMSEIDLPCVLSIQTGINEPRYVGIRGIRKVASVEIPVHGAGDLGVAGDTVGAAGAKVKRLDYFVPELGEGAEMLEGSTEEIIEKLIEMLKAKGGLK from the coding sequence ATGGAAATTTTGGTTTGTGTAAAAAGAGTCCCGGATACCGCTGAAAACGAGATCGAAGTCAACAGCGCCGGAACGGATATCGAACGGGACGACCTGGTCTATTCGGTGAATGAGTGGGACAACTACGCCGTTGAAGAGGCGATTCAGATCAAGGACAACGTGGGCGGCAGCGTTACGGTTGTGAGCGTAGGCGACGAGGAGTCCGAAGAGGTGGTCAGAAGGGAAATGGCCATGGGCGCCGACAACGGCGTACTGCTCTCCGACGACGCCTTCGAGGGGTCGGACGGCAAGGGGATTGCCACCCTCCTGAAAGCGGCCGTGCAGAAAGGCAACTATGACTTGATCATGACCGGGGCACAGGCCGATGACGGCGCCGCCCAGGTGGGCGGCATGCTGGCAGCCATGCTGGACCTGCCCTATGCTTCGCTGGTGAATAAAATCGAGATGGTGGACGACAAGAAAATCAAGGTGGGCCGCGAAATCGAAGGCGGCAACCAGGAGATGAGCGAAATCGACCTACCCTGCGTGCTTTCGATCCAGACCGGCATCAATGAGCCCCGCTACGTGGGTATCCGCGGCATCCGCAAGGTGGCTTCGGTTGAAATCCCCGTACACGGTGCCGGTGACCTGGGGGTTGCCGGCGATACCGTCGGCGCGGCGGGCGCCAAGGTCAAACGCCTGGATTACTTTGTGCCGGAACTTGGTGAAGGTGCTGAAATGCTCGAGGGCAGCACCGAAGAGATTATCGAGAAACTGATTGAAATGCTTAAAGCCAAAGGAGGGCTCAAATAA
- a CDS encoding (Fe-S)-binding protein, with protein METALLGPADYFFLGIPTIVFSLLIPIVGVALFAYIMAIRIAPLVMAAPDIRFNRLPERIVKVVRIWLLQWRHPRYRTAGIIHIMIFAGFLVLAIRSTSLVIIGLSDGFVFPGLGGVLGVVYNIIKDYAATMVLVACCFAAYRRMVVKPERYAVPSKYGKDHTFEAVFVLGMIATLMISESLFEASAAAADVKAGLHAEFLAPLSLAWIFKVLLGMASVKTLQGIHIVAYYIHDLTFFSFLCFLPLGKHFHVITSIFNVFFMRLDRGNVKPVRHGVADDQLDDLESFGVKKLEDFTWKHILDFYSCADCGRCSDNCPANAVKRPLSPRFISIKGRDLVFKNYPLYPYGAPFKKGEALIGNIYEEDEIWSCTTCGACEQECPLGIEYIDKIVDLRRGMVDEGMVPQSLQKPLRALEKRGNPWGKMEKKRSDWTKELPEGVDVKILGKKESAETLYFLDSITSFDDRMQAIGRATVKVLKAAGEDFGILGKDEKDSGNEVRRFGEEMLFQDLKNQNTEAILNCGASRIVTSDPHAFNALKNDYQGLPPVEHISQYIASKVKSGAIQLKAAEGNGKVYTYHDPCYLGRHNGVYDDPREAIDAIPGIKRVDMEKCRDRSFCCGGGGLMLFYEPEEEQRMGVLRVEMAAAAGANVIVTACPFCLVNIEDAIKVAGMEGSMEAIDLAELVESHMAGA; from the coding sequence ATGGAAACCGCTTTGTTAGGACCGGCCGATTATTTTTTTCTCGGCATCCCCACCATTGTCTTTTCGCTGTTGATTCCCATCGTGGGCGTGGCTCTGTTCGCCTACATTATGGCCATCCGGATAGCGCCGCTGGTAATGGCGGCGCCGGACATACGCTTCAACCGCCTTCCGGAGCGCATCGTCAAGGTCGTACGCATCTGGCTGCTGCAGTGGCGTCATCCGCGTTACCGAACGGCCGGCATCATTCACATCATGATTTTTGCCGGGTTTCTGGTGTTGGCCATCCGCTCCACCTCCCTGGTCATCATCGGCCTGTCGGATGGGTTCGTTTTTCCGGGGCTGGGGGGCGTTTTGGGGGTCGTGTACAACATTATCAAGGACTATGCCGCGACCATGGTGCTGGTGGCCTGTTGCTTTGCCGCTTACCGGCGCATGGTGGTCAAACCGGAGCGCTACGCCGTTCCGTCGAAATACGGCAAGGACCACACCTTTGAAGCGGTTTTCGTGCTGGGCATGATTGCCACACTGATGATTTCGGAAAGCCTGTTCGAGGCCAGCGCCGCCGCGGCTGATGTAAAGGCGGGGCTGCACGCCGAATTTCTCGCCCCTCTGAGCCTGGCATGGATATTCAAGGTGCTGCTGGGGATGGCATCCGTAAAGACCCTGCAGGGCATCCACATCGTCGCGTACTACATTCACGACCTTACTTTTTTCAGCTTTCTCTGCTTTCTGCCCCTGGGCAAGCACTTTCACGTGATCACCTCCATTTTCAACGTGTTTTTCATGCGCCTGGACAGGGGCAACGTCAAACCGGTCCGTCACGGCGTGGCCGACGACCAGTTGGACGACCTCGAATCCTTTGGCGTGAAAAAGCTGGAAGACTTCACCTGGAAGCACATTCTCGATTTTTATTCCTGCGCGGACTGCGGACGCTGCTCGGACAACTGTCCGGCCAACGCGGTCAAGCGCCCCCTGTCTCCCCGGTTTATTTCGATCAAGGGCCGGGATCTGGTATTTAAAAACTACCCCCTCTATCCCTACGGCGCGCCCTTCAAAAAAGGGGAAGCCCTCATCGGCAATATCTATGAGGAGGACGAAATTTGGTCATGCACCACCTGCGGCGCGTGCGAACAGGAGTGCCCCCTGGGTATCGAGTACATCGACAAAATCGTGGATCTGCGGCGCGGCATGGTGGACGAAGGCATGGTCCCCCAGTCCCTGCAGAAGCCCTTGCGGGCCCTGGAAAAGAGGGGCAACCCCTGGGGCAAGATGGAAAAGAAGCGCTCGGACTGGACCAAGGAGCTACCCGAGGGGGTCGACGTCAAGATCCTGGGTAAAAAGGAAAGCGCCGAAACCCTTTATTTTCTGGACAGCATTACCTCCTTCGACGACAGGATGCAGGCCATCGGCAGGGCGACGGTCAAGGTGCTGAAGGCGGCCGGCGAGGATTTCGGCATTCTCGGCAAGGACGAAAAAGACAGCGGTAACGAGGTCAGGCGTTTCGGTGAAGAGATGCTGTTCCAGGACCTCAAGAACCAGAATACAGAAGCCATTCTCAACTGTGGAGCATCCCGCATCGTCACATCGGATCCCCATGCCTTCAATGCGCTGAAAAACGACTACCAGGGGCTTCCTCCGGTGGAGCACATCAGCCAGTACATCGCCAGTAAAGTGAAAAGCGGGGCCATTCAGCTGAAGGCCGCCGAAGGCAACGGCAAGGTCTACACCTACCACGACCCCTGCTACCTCGGACGCCACAACGGCGTGTACGACGATCCCCGGGAAGCCATCGATGCGATCCCGGGCATCAAACGGGTGGACATGGAAAAATGCCGGGACCGTTCCTTCTGCTGCGGGGGCGGCGGGCTGATGCTGTTCTATGAGCCGGAGGAAGAGCAGCGCATGGGTGTGCTGCGGGTCGAAATGGCCGCCGCGGCCGGTGCCAACGTGATCGTGACGGCCTGTCCCTTCTGCCTGGTAAACATAGAGGATGCCATCAAGGTTGCCGGTATGGAAGGCAGCATGGAAGCCATCGACCTGGCCGAATTGGTGGAGAGCCACATGGCCGGGGCCTGA